TAAACCAAAAATTCTTATTGGTTCCTCCGGCACCTTTGACACCTTCAAAGATTTGATTTATGACTGTGGCTATCGTGATAAAAATTCTATCACGCTGCCTCTGGGTGAGATGGAAAAATTGTATGAAAGACTGCTGCCAACCACAAAGGCCGAAAGAATGCGAATCCGTGGAATGAACTCAATAAGAGAGAATTATATTGTGCTGGGGATTATCTTTGTCCGCTTCATTTTGAGGCGAATGAAAGAGACTTCAGGCCCGGAAATTCAATTATGGCAGAGCAGCTTCTCTTTGCGGGAAGGAGCAATGGATAAAATTGTTTCTGAATTATAGATTAAGGCGGAGACCGCTATTTAAAAATAGGGGCAGCGTAGGCAACCACATCTGCTTTTGTAATCGGGTTGCTGCCAAGAATTAACAAGCGCTCAACAACATTGCGCAGTTCACGGATATTTCCGCTCCATGAATGTTTCTTAAGCTCTTCTATAGCATCGTTGTTGATTTTCCTCATAGGCATTCCGCCCTCTGTGCAAATTTGCTTTATGAAGAAATTTACAAGAATAGGGATGTCCTCTTTCCTCTCAGCCAGTGTTGGAACGTGTATGATAATTACGCTAAGTCTCTGATACAAATCCTCTCTGAAGGTTCCCTTTTTAATCTCTTCTGACAGATTTTTATTTGTGGCGGCAACAACTCTAACGTTAACGTTGATGTCCTTGTCGCTCCCAACTCTTGTCAATTTATTCTCCTGAAGAACTCTAAGTACCTTGGCCTGAGCAGGAAGGCTCATGTCTCCAATCTCATCCAGAAATAGTGTTCCGCCGTCTGCCTGTTCAAATTTTCCTTTGTGCTGTTTTACAGCAGAAGTGAACGCTCCTTTCTCATGTCCAAACAATTCGCTCTCAATAAGTTCGCTTGGAATAGCAGCGCAGTTAACATCTATGAACGGCATTTGAGCGCGGTTGCTTTTTTCATGCAGCCATCTGGCTACCAGCTCTTTGCCTGTTCCGTTAGAACCCGTTACAAGCACGCGCGCATCAGTAGGGGCAACTTTATCTATTATTGCCTTTACCTGATTTATAGCGGGCGAATTTCCGATAATTTCCTGAACTCCGGTGCCTGAAATTTTCTTCTTAAGCGTCTTATTTTCTTTGACTATGGAAGTCTTTTCGCTGGCATTTTTTAGAGTAATAAGAATCCTGTTTAAATCTGGCGGTTTCTGAATAAAATCAAAGGCTCCTTTTTTAATGCACTCAACTGCGGTGTCTATGGAACCGTGCCCCGATATCATCACGACAGATGATTCAACCCCTTCAGCTACAAGCTTATCCAGCACTTCTACACCATCCATGCCGGGCATTTTTATATCGCAGAAAATAACATCAAAATTATTGGCAAGCGCCTGCTCCAACCCTTTTTTCCCGTCTTCAGCTAATGAGACCTCATGTCCCTCATCCTCAAGGATGTCCTTCAAAGCCATGCGGATGCTCTTCTCGTCATCTATAATAAGTACTTTCATATTAATCTGTTAAAACTTCACTTAAGCGTCTGCAAATTTAACAAAAAGATAGAATGTGCTAATTTACAGCTCCAGAGTTGCGCTCAATGCGTATTTGCAAAATTTGCGCAGGGGAAGGCTGAGTTCTTACAAGAAGAATTACTCTAAAGTTGTCCCCGCCGGCAGTAAGATTTCCAATTGCGTATTTCATTGGAGGATTGCCGCTTTTGTGAAGAATGGTAAAACGTTTTGGGGTAAATTCTGCAAAGAAATTTTTCATAATCTGGGTCGCCTGCACTTTGCTGCAGTCTGTGGGGTTTCCAAGAATTTCCATCTCCAGATTGTTTGCAAACCACGCAGATAGTTTCTCTGCATCTCCTTTCTGAATGTATTTGGATATTGGAACAAAGACATCACCTCCCTCTCTTTGCGGAACGTCAGAGGAGCTTAGCGCAAAAAAACCAGCCGCAATACACATTGCAGCTGCGGCAGTTAAAAGGGGTGTCCGTATGTTCTTAATATTTAAATGCATAATGTGAGCGAGGAAAATTGCAAAAATCAAGCCATATTGGGTAAAAATGGCTATTTTTGCAAGTATGAAAGTGACTCTGATATGTGTTGGAAAAACCGATTTCCCCTACATAACAAGCGGAATGCAGATTTATGAGGAGAGGCTGAAACATTATGTTAAGTTTTCCACAACATATATTCCGGCTTTAAAAAATGCCGCATCTCTTACGGAAGGGCAGATAAAGGATAAGGAGGGCTCCCTGATACTTAAAGAGATTTCAGGCGGCAAGAAGGATGTGCCGGCGGGAAGAGGTGGTGCCGTGAAAGTTGCCGGAGGTGCATGGGTGGTCTTATTGGATGAGCGCGGAACATCTTTTGATTCAGTCGGATGGGCACGGCATTTGGAGCAAAGGCTATCTTGCGGGGGAGGTGATAAAGAGATTTTTTTTGTTATCGGCGGAGCGTATGGTTTTTCCAAAGAGGTGTATGAAATGGCAAATGAAAAAGTATCATTGTCAAAGATGACTTTTTCTCACCAGATGGTAAGGCTTATTTTTATTGAACAATTATATAGAGCGTTTACAATTATGAGGGGTGAGCCTTATCATCATCAATAGATATTTAAATTGGCGATAATTAACTGATTTCCAATGTTTGAAGATACTGTCGGGAATATAAAAAGATTTTTCAAAAGCACTAGCGCTCTGCTGTTTTTTGCTGCAGCCGTTATTATTGCCGCGGTCTCCTTTTTTGTTACTCCGCAGAGTACTTCTTTGAAGGGGCAAGCTGCAAGAGTAGAAAAAATT
The window above is part of the Bacteroidales bacterium genome. Proteins encoded here:
- a CDS encoding DUF4783 domain-containing protein yields the protein MHLNIKNIRTPLLTAAAAMCIAAGFFALSSSDVPQREGGDVFVPISKYIQKGDAEKLSAWFANNLEMEILGNPTDCSKVQATQIMKNFFAEFTPKRFTILHKSGNPPMKYAIGNLTAGGDNFRVILLVRTQPSPAQILQIRIERNSGAVN
- a CDS encoding sigma-54 dependent transcriptional regulator — translated: MKVLIIDDEKSIRMALKDILEDEGHEVSLAEDGKKGLEQALANNFDVIFCDIKMPGMDGVEVLDKLVAEGVESSVVMISGHGSIDTAVECIKKGAFDFIQKPPDLNRILITLKNASEKTSIVKENKTLKKKISGTGVQEIIGNSPAINQVKAIIDKVAPTDARVLVTGSNGTGKELVARWLHEKSNRAQMPFIDVNCAAIPSELIESELFGHEKGAFTSAVKQHKGKFEQADGGTLFLDEIGDMSLPAQAKVLRVLQENKLTRVGSDKDINVNVRVVAATNKNLSEEIKKGTFREDLYQRLSVIIIHVPTLAERKEDIPILVNFFIKQICTEGGMPMRKINNDAIEELKKHSWSGNIRELRNVVERLLILGSNPITKADVVAYAAPIFK
- a CDS encoding 23S rRNA (pseudouridine(1915)-N(3))-methyltransferase RlmH; amino-acid sequence: MKVTLICVGKTDFPYITSGMQIYEERLKHYVKFSTTYIPALKNAASLTEGQIKDKEGSLILKEISGGKKDVPAGRGGAVKVAGGAWVVLLDERGTSFDSVGWARHLEQRLSCGGGDKEIFFVIGGAYGFSKEVYEMANEKVSLSKMTFSHQMVRLIFIEQLYRAFTIMRGEPYHHQ